A single window of Venturia canescens isolate UGA chromosome 3, ASM1945775v1, whole genome shotgun sequence DNA harbors:
- the HDAC4 gene encoding histone deacetylase 5 isoform X8 has protein sequence MALDYGTAYNMHRPNTLDVGYRNVEITSAFTHLPQKDMARDTPGSPMSRPRDLGPAGGGGGGGGGGGGGGGGATATLTSGAYHAATTDHSALHGGAFQQKILELQQHHQLQQQILRQQFHARERQLAEMHEQQMHQLKVWEQQKQLEEQIKENERLETLRKKDKQDHSANASTEVKQRVRSFLVQKMQQREAAVAANGIAPGAPGYRSWLQPQSESGSTGNAAHPYRMPQMLQEKFGDDFPLRKTASEPNLLKVRLKQRVMERNLAASRNSPLTARRKDRLLSHLKRKSLLANPGSNPESGPNSPPTVNNSQASPTAGSNTPIQEESENTPYGGPLTSSSQQGSLSDLSLFSSPSMPNISLGIPHVPSSSSTSGTKLAPVSEAEVRAAFTARLGMPLTGQMLPGTLPFYPSLTVIEGEPAYIHKQMQNLEQQGSRHSTIYGSPITDTQVAHARLHKAGHRPLGSRTQSAPLPLGHPMLQGGMIAPPTHYEEYLAEKQLHDQQQAHNCLKQQLRQTVLTRVVSRGSQPNQLDEAAESEESEVIDLTGKKEVPEESEISKQQRDREQFLQQQRDLMMRHTLQVNESNSYVGSRSAQSARPLSRALSSPLVHLGPQATGGDVFARGSPHRPTTGLAYDPLMLKHACVCGETVRGHPEHGGRLQSVWARLSETGLLQRCDRVRSRKATLEEIQSCHSEAHALLFGTNPLNRQKLDMCKLSQLPIKSFVRLPCGGVGVDSDTTWNELHTAPAARMAVGCVVDLAFKAAMGDIKNGFAVVRPPGHHAETNQAMGFCFFNSVAIAAKLLQQKLDTRKILIVDWDVHHGNGTQQMFYDDPRVLYLSIHRHDDGNFFPGTGGSTECGAGEALGYNVNVSWTGGLNPPMGDAEYLAAFRTIVMPIAKEFDPDVVLVSAGFDAAIGHPAPLGGYKVSPACFGHMTQQLLELANGKVVLALEGGYDLAAICDSAQECVRALLGDEPSPLREEELTRVPCQNAIDTLQKTIAIQMSHWPCVKLAAHTVGMSALKASQKEHDETETVSAMASLSMQQPTNLSRTTPEHSREVSEEPMEQDEAK, from the exons ACGTGGGCTACAGAAACGTCGAAATCACGTCCGCGTTTACCCACCTTCCTCAAAAGG ACATGGCCCGGGACACGCCAGGCTCGCCAATGTCAAGGCCACGGGATCTCGGACCTgctggcggcggcggcgggggAGGCGGAGGCGGAGGAGGCGGCGGCGGAGGTGCCACCGCTACTTTGACTTCCGGTGCTTATCATGCCGCAACGACCGATCATTCTGCGCTTCACGGAGGAGCTTTTCAGCAGAAAATACTCGAG CTACAGCAGCATCATCAGCTTCAACAACAGATACTGAGGCAACAGTTTCACGCCCGGGAGAGGCAGCTCGCCGAGATGCACGAGCAGCAGATGCATCAACTGAAG GTTTGGGAACAACAGAAACAACTCGAGGAACAAATCAAGGAAAACGAAAGGCTCGAGACACTCAGGAAAAAGGACAAACAGGATCACAGCGCAAATGCATCCACCGAAGTCAAACAACGTGTTCGG AGTTTCCTCGTACAAAAGATGCAGCAGAGAGAAGCTGCGGTTGCGGCGAATGGCATTGCTCCTGGAGCTCCCGGTTACAGAAGTTG GCTCCAGCCGCAATCGGAATCAGGAAGCACCGGAAATGCCGCTCATCCTTATCGAATGCCACAGATGCTGCAGGAAAAATTCGGCGATGATTTTCCGCTGAGAAAAACAG CCTCGGAGCCGAACCTGCTCAAGGTCCGGCTAAAGCAGCGTGTCATGGAGAGGAACTTGGCAGCTTCGAGAAACTCACCCCTTACGGCACGCCGGAAGGATCGACTGCTGTCGCACCTCAAGCGGAAGTCACTCTTAGCAA ATCCTGGCAGTAATCCCGAATCCGGTCCTAACTCGCCGCCCACGGTTAACAATTCACAAGCAAGTCCAACAGCCGGAAGCAACACACCGATCCAAGAG GAGAGCGAAAATACGCCTTACGGTGGTCCATTGACGAGCAGCAGTCAGCAAGGCAGCCTTTCGGATCTTTCACTCTTCAGCTCACCGTCCATGCCCAATATTTCGCTAGGCATCCCTCACGTGCCATCGAGTTCGTCCACG AGTGGCACGAAACTCGCTCCAGTCTCGGAGGCCGAAGTCCGGGCGGCGTTCACCGCTCGATTGGGTATGCCGCTAACGGGACAAATGTTGCCAGGGACCTTACCATTTTATCCATCGTTGACCGTAATCGAGGGTGAGCCAGCATACATACACAAACAAATGCAAAATTTGGAACAACAGGGAAGCAGGCACAGTACAATTTACGGTTCACCGATAACCGATACTCAAGTAGCACACGCAAGACTGCATAAGGCTGGTCACCGGCCTTTAGGTA GTAGAACACAATCCGCGCCATTGCCTCTCGGTCATCCGATGCTTCAAGGCGGCATGATAGCCCCACCGACACACTACGAGGAATACCTCGCAGAAAAACAGCTCCACGATCAACAACAGGCGCACAATTGCCTCAAACAACAGCTACGACAAACTGTACTGACGCGCGTTGTTTCCCGTGGCAGTCAACCCAACCAGCTCGACGAAGCCGCCGAAAGCGAGGAATCCGAAGTCATTGATCTCACCGGAAAAAAGGAGGTACCCGAGGAAAGCGAAATCTCCAAACAGCAAAGGGATCGCGAACAATTCCTTCAGCAACAAAGGGATTTGATGATGCGACACACCTTACAAGTCAACGAATCCAACTCTTACGTTGGCAGCAGGTCTGCCCAATCCGCTCGACCTCTATCTCGCGCCCTCTCCAGCCCCCTCGTCCATTTAG GACCTCAGGCCACCGGCGGGGACGTTTTTGCCCGTGGTTCGCCGCATCGTCCGACCACGGGTCTGGCTTACGACCCTCTGATGTTGAAGCACGCTTGCGTGTGTGGCGAAACTGTCAGGGGTCATCCTGAACACGGTGGCAGACTGCAAAGCGTTTGGGCGAGACTCTCGGAGACCGGATTGTTGCAACGATGCGATCGCGTTAGATCGCGTAAGGCTACACTCGAAGAGATACAGAGCTGTCACAGTGAAGCTCATGCGCTCTTGTTCG GCACGAATCCTTTGAATCGTCAAAAATTAGATATGTGCAAGCTCTCGCAATTGCCGATCAAGAGTTTCGTCAGACTGCCCTGCGGTGGTGTGGGCGTTGATTCTGATACAACGTGGAACGAGCTACACACTGCGCCAGCAGCACGGATGGCCGTCGGCTGCGTCGTTGATCTCGCGTTCAAAGCTGCAATGGGTGACATCAAAAATGGTTTTGCTGTCGTCCGACCTCCGGGACATCATGCAGAAACCAATCAAGCAATGGGcttctgtttcttcaattccgtTGCGATAGCGGCCAAGCTTCTTCAACAGAAATTAGATAccagaaaaatattaatagtCGACTgg GACGTTCATCATGGAAATGGCACGCAACAAATGTTTTACGACGATCCGAGGGTTCTCTACCTGTCGATACACAGGCACGACGATGGTAATTTTTTCCCGGGAACGGGTGGATCGACTGAATGTGGAGCAGGCGAGGCCCTCGGTTATAACGTCAATGTCTCGTGGACCGGTGGATTGAATCCCCCGATGGGAGATGCCGAGTATCTCGCAGCTTTTAGAACAATTGTAATGCCGATAGCGAAAGAATTTGATCCGGATGTTGTTCTCGTTTCCGCCGGTTTTGACGCGGCTATCGGACATCCAGCTCCGCTGGGTGGTTACAAAGTTAGCCCCGCATGTTTTGGACACATGACACAACAGCTGCTTGAACTCGCTAACGGCAAAGTAGTTTTAGCACTCGAGGGTGGTTATGATCTTGCGGCCATTTGTGATTCGGCTCAGGAATGCGTCAGAGCTCTTCTCGGCGACGAACCGAGCCCACTGAGGGAAGAGGAACTCACTAGAGTACCTTGTCAAAATGCCATCGATACGCTTCAAAAAACTATTGCGATTCAG ATGTCGCATTGGCCATGTGTCAAATTGGCCGCCCATACAGTAGGCATGAGTGCTTTGAAGGCGAGTCAAAAGGAGCACGACGAGACCGAGACAGTCTCTGCTATGGCTTCGCTCTCTATGCAACAACCAACCAATCTTTC CAGAACTACTCCAGAACATTCCCGCGAAGTTTCCGAGGAGCCAATGGAACAGGACGAAGCCAAGTGA
- the HDAC4 gene encoding histone deacetylase 4 isoform X2, producing the protein MKVSMDHGSAFSPYCSRNMSSVKRVQAPLFISPSNLPDMCLMCVDMARDTPGSPMSRPRDLGPAGGGGGGGGGGGGGGGGATATLTSGAYHAATTDHSALHGGAFQQKILELQQHHQLQQQILRQQFHARERQLAEMHEQQMHQLKVWEQQKQLEEQIKENERLETLRKKDKQDHSANASTEVKQRVRSFLVQKMQQREAAVAANGIAPGAPGYRSWLQPQSESGSTGNAAHPYRMPQMLQEKFGDDFPLRKTASEPNLLKVRLKQRVMERNLAASRNSPLTARRKDRLLSHLKRKSLLANPGSNPESGPNSPPTVNNSQASPTAGSNTPIQEESENTPYGGPLTSSSQQGSLSDLSLFSSPSMPNISLGIPHVPSSSSTSGTKLAPVSEAEVRAAFTARLGMPLTGQMLPGTLPFYPSLTVIEGEPAYIHKQMQNLEQQGSRHSTIYGSPITDTQVAHARLHKAGHRPLGSRTQSAPLPLGHPMLQGGMIAPPTHYEEYLAEKQLHDQQQAHNCLKQQLRQTVLTRVVSRGSQPNQLDEAAESEESEVIDLTGKKEVPEESEISKQQRDREQFLQQQRDLMMRHTLQVNESNSYVGSRSAQSARPLSRALSSPLVHLGPQATGGDVFARGSPHRPTTGLAYDPLMLKHACVCGETVRGHPEHGGRLQSVWARLSETGLLQRCDRVRSRKATLEEIQSCHSEAHALLFGTNPLNRQKLDMCKLSQLPIKSFVRLPCGGVGVDSDTTWNELHTAPAARMAVGCVVDLAFKAAMGDIKNGFAVVRPPGHHAETNQAMGFCFFNSVAIAAKLLQQKLDTRKILIVDWDVHHGNGTQQMFYDDPRVLYLSIHRHDDGNFFPGTGGSTECGAGEALGYNVNVSWTGGLNPPMGDAEYLAAFRTIVMPIAKEFDPDVVLVSAGFDAAIGHPAPLGGYKVSPACFGHMTQQLLELANGKVVLALEGGYDLAAICDSAQECVRALLGDEPSPLREEELTRVPCQNAIDTLQKTIAIQMSHWPCVKLAAHTVGMSALKASQKEHDETETVSAMASLSMQQPTNLSTTPEHSREVSEEPMEQDEAK; encoded by the exons atgaaggtCTCAATGGATCACGGAAGTGCCTTCAGTCCTTACTGCTCGAGAAACATGAGCTCCGTTAAACGCGTGCAAGCCCCGTTGTTTATTTCACCCTCGAATTTACCCGACATGTGTCTCATGTGCGTAGACATGGCCCGGGACACGCCAGGCTCGCCAATGTCAAGGCCACGGGATCTCGGACCTgctggcggcggcggcgggggAGGCGGAGGCGGAGGAGGCGGCGGCGGAGGTGCCACCGCTACTTTGACTTCCGGTGCTTATCATGCCGCAACGACCGATCATTCTGCGCTTCACGGAGGAGCTTTTCAGCAGAAAATACTCGAG CTACAGCAGCATCATCAGCTTCAACAACAGATACTGAGGCAACAGTTTCACGCCCGGGAGAGGCAGCTCGCCGAGATGCACGAGCAGCAGATGCATCAACTGAAG GTTTGGGAACAACAGAAACAACTCGAGGAACAAATCAAGGAAAACGAAAGGCTCGAGACACTCAGGAAAAAGGACAAACAGGATCACAGCGCAAATGCATCCACCGAAGTCAAACAACGTGTTCGG AGTTTCCTCGTACAAAAGATGCAGCAGAGAGAAGCTGCGGTTGCGGCGAATGGCATTGCTCCTGGAGCTCCCGGTTACAGAAGTTG GCTCCAGCCGCAATCGGAATCAGGAAGCACCGGAAATGCCGCTCATCCTTATCGAATGCCACAGATGCTGCAGGAAAAATTCGGCGATGATTTTCCGCTGAGAAAAACAG CCTCGGAGCCGAACCTGCTCAAGGTCCGGCTAAAGCAGCGTGTCATGGAGAGGAACTTGGCAGCTTCGAGAAACTCACCCCTTACGGCACGCCGGAAGGATCGACTGCTGTCGCACCTCAAGCGGAAGTCACTCTTAGCAA ATCCTGGCAGTAATCCCGAATCCGGTCCTAACTCGCCGCCCACGGTTAACAATTCACAAGCAAGTCCAACAGCCGGAAGCAACACACCGATCCAAGAG GAGAGCGAAAATACGCCTTACGGTGGTCCATTGACGAGCAGCAGTCAGCAAGGCAGCCTTTCGGATCTTTCACTCTTCAGCTCACCGTCCATGCCCAATATTTCGCTAGGCATCCCTCACGTGCCATCGAGTTCGTCCACG AGTGGCACGAAACTCGCTCCAGTCTCGGAGGCCGAAGTCCGGGCGGCGTTCACCGCTCGATTGGGTATGCCGCTAACGGGACAAATGTTGCCAGGGACCTTACCATTTTATCCATCGTTGACCGTAATCGAGGGTGAGCCAGCATACATACACAAACAAATGCAAAATTTGGAACAACAGGGAAGCAGGCACAGTACAATTTACGGTTCACCGATAACCGATACTCAAGTAGCACACGCAAGACTGCATAAGGCTGGTCACCGGCCTTTAGGTA GTAGAACACAATCCGCGCCATTGCCTCTCGGTCATCCGATGCTTCAAGGCGGCATGATAGCCCCACCGACACACTACGAGGAATACCTCGCAGAAAAACAGCTCCACGATCAACAACAGGCGCACAATTGCCTCAAACAACAGCTACGACAAACTGTACTGACGCGCGTTGTTTCCCGTGGCAGTCAACCCAACCAGCTCGACGAAGCCGCCGAAAGCGAGGAATCCGAAGTCATTGATCTCACCGGAAAAAAGGAGGTACCCGAGGAAAGCGAAATCTCCAAACAGCAAAGGGATCGCGAACAATTCCTTCAGCAACAAAGGGATTTGATGATGCGACACACCTTACAAGTCAACGAATCCAACTCTTACGTTGGCAGCAGGTCTGCCCAATCCGCTCGACCTCTATCTCGCGCCCTCTCCAGCCCCCTCGTCCATTTAG GACCTCAGGCCACCGGCGGGGACGTTTTTGCCCGTGGTTCGCCGCATCGTCCGACCACGGGTCTGGCTTACGACCCTCTGATGTTGAAGCACGCTTGCGTGTGTGGCGAAACTGTCAGGGGTCATCCTGAACACGGTGGCAGACTGCAAAGCGTTTGGGCGAGACTCTCGGAGACCGGATTGTTGCAACGATGCGATCGCGTTAGATCGCGTAAGGCTACACTCGAAGAGATACAGAGCTGTCACAGTGAAGCTCATGCGCTCTTGTTCG GCACGAATCCTTTGAATCGTCAAAAATTAGATATGTGCAAGCTCTCGCAATTGCCGATCAAGAGTTTCGTCAGACTGCCCTGCGGTGGTGTGGGCGTTGATTCTGATACAACGTGGAACGAGCTACACACTGCGCCAGCAGCACGGATGGCCGTCGGCTGCGTCGTTGATCTCGCGTTCAAAGCTGCAATGGGTGACATCAAAAATGGTTTTGCTGTCGTCCGACCTCCGGGACATCATGCAGAAACCAATCAAGCAATGGGcttctgtttcttcaattccgtTGCGATAGCGGCCAAGCTTCTTCAACAGAAATTAGATAccagaaaaatattaatagtCGACTgg GACGTTCATCATGGAAATGGCACGCAACAAATGTTTTACGACGATCCGAGGGTTCTCTACCTGTCGATACACAGGCACGACGATGGTAATTTTTTCCCGGGAACGGGTGGATCGACTGAATGTGGAGCAGGCGAGGCCCTCGGTTATAACGTCAATGTCTCGTGGACCGGTGGATTGAATCCCCCGATGGGAGATGCCGAGTATCTCGCAGCTTTTAGAACAATTGTAATGCCGATAGCGAAAGAATTTGATCCGGATGTTGTTCTCGTTTCCGCCGGTTTTGACGCGGCTATCGGACATCCAGCTCCGCTGGGTGGTTACAAAGTTAGCCCCGCATGTTTTGGACACATGACACAACAGCTGCTTGAACTCGCTAACGGCAAAGTAGTTTTAGCACTCGAGGGTGGTTATGATCTTGCGGCCATTTGTGATTCGGCTCAGGAATGCGTCAGAGCTCTTCTCGGCGACGAACCGAGCCCACTGAGGGAAGAGGAACTCACTAGAGTACCTTGTCAAAATGCCATCGATACGCTTCAAAAAACTATTGCGATTCAG ATGTCGCATTGGCCATGTGTCAAATTGGCCGCCCATACAGTAGGCATGAGTGCTTTGAAGGCGAGTCAAAAGGAGCACGACGAGACCGAGACAGTCTCTGCTATGGCTTCGCTCTCTATGCAACAACCAACCAATCTTTC AACTACTCCAGAACATTCCCGCGAAGTTTCCGAGGAGCCAATGGAACAGGACGAAGCCAAGTGA
- the HDAC4 gene encoding histone deacetylase 4 isoform X3, with product MKVSMDHGSAFSPYCSRNMSSVKRVQAPLFISPSNLPDMCLMCVDMARDTPGSPMSRPRDLGPAGGGGGGGGGGGGGGGGATATLTSGAYHAATTDHSALHGGAFQQKILELQQHHQLQQQILRQQFHARERQLAEMHEQQMHQLKVWEQQKQLEEQIKENERLETLRKKDKQDHSANASTEVKQRVRSFLVQKMQQREAAVAANGIAPGAPGYRSWLQPQSESGSTGNAAHPYRMPQMLQEKFGDDFPLRKTASEPNLLKVRLKQRVMERNLAASRNSPLTARRKDRLLSHLKRKSLLANPGSNPESGPNSPPTVNNSQASPTAGSNTPIQEESENTPYGGPLTSSSQQGSLSDLSLFSSPSMPNISLGIPHVPSSSSTSGTKLAPVSEAEVRAAFTARLGMPLTGQMLPGTLPFYPSLTVIEGEPAYIHKQMQNLEQQGSRHSTIYGSPITDTQVAHARLHKAGHRPLGRTQSAPLPLGHPMLQGGMIAPPTHYEEYLAEKQLHDQQQAHNCLKQQLRQTVLTRVVSRGSQPNQLDEAAESEESEVIDLTGKKEVPEESEISKQQRDREQFLQQQRDLMMRHTLQVNESNSYVGSRSAQSARPLSRALSSPLVHLGPQATGGDVFARGSPHRPTTGLAYDPLMLKHACVCGETVRGHPEHGGRLQSVWARLSETGLLQRCDRVRSRKATLEEIQSCHSEAHALLFGTNPLNRQKLDMCKLSQLPIKSFVRLPCGGVGVDSDTTWNELHTAPAARMAVGCVVDLAFKAAMGDIKNGFAVVRPPGHHAETNQAMGFCFFNSVAIAAKLLQQKLDTRKILIVDWDVHHGNGTQQMFYDDPRVLYLSIHRHDDGNFFPGTGGSTECGAGEALGYNVNVSWTGGLNPPMGDAEYLAAFRTIVMPIAKEFDPDVVLVSAGFDAAIGHPAPLGGYKVSPACFGHMTQQLLELANGKVVLALEGGYDLAAICDSAQECVRALLGDEPSPLREEELTRVPCQNAIDTLQKTIAIQMSHWPCVKLAAHTVGMSALKASQKEHDETETVSAMASLSMQQPTNLSRTTPEHSREVSEEPMEQDEAK from the exons atgaaggtCTCAATGGATCACGGAAGTGCCTTCAGTCCTTACTGCTCGAGAAACATGAGCTCCGTTAAACGCGTGCAAGCCCCGTTGTTTATTTCACCCTCGAATTTACCCGACATGTGTCTCATGTGCGTAGACATGGCCCGGGACACGCCAGGCTCGCCAATGTCAAGGCCACGGGATCTCGGACCTgctggcggcggcggcgggggAGGCGGAGGCGGAGGAGGCGGCGGCGGAGGTGCCACCGCTACTTTGACTTCCGGTGCTTATCATGCCGCAACGACCGATCATTCTGCGCTTCACGGAGGAGCTTTTCAGCAGAAAATACTCGAG CTACAGCAGCATCATCAGCTTCAACAACAGATACTGAGGCAACAGTTTCACGCCCGGGAGAGGCAGCTCGCCGAGATGCACGAGCAGCAGATGCATCAACTGAAG GTTTGGGAACAACAGAAACAACTCGAGGAACAAATCAAGGAAAACGAAAGGCTCGAGACACTCAGGAAAAAGGACAAACAGGATCACAGCGCAAATGCATCCACCGAAGTCAAACAACGTGTTCGG AGTTTCCTCGTACAAAAGATGCAGCAGAGAGAAGCTGCGGTTGCGGCGAATGGCATTGCTCCTGGAGCTCCCGGTTACAGAAGTTG GCTCCAGCCGCAATCGGAATCAGGAAGCACCGGAAATGCCGCTCATCCTTATCGAATGCCACAGATGCTGCAGGAAAAATTCGGCGATGATTTTCCGCTGAGAAAAACAG CCTCGGAGCCGAACCTGCTCAAGGTCCGGCTAAAGCAGCGTGTCATGGAGAGGAACTTGGCAGCTTCGAGAAACTCACCCCTTACGGCACGCCGGAAGGATCGACTGCTGTCGCACCTCAAGCGGAAGTCACTCTTAGCAA ATCCTGGCAGTAATCCCGAATCCGGTCCTAACTCGCCGCCCACGGTTAACAATTCACAAGCAAGTCCAACAGCCGGAAGCAACACACCGATCCAAGAG GAGAGCGAAAATACGCCTTACGGTGGTCCATTGACGAGCAGCAGTCAGCAAGGCAGCCTTTCGGATCTTTCACTCTTCAGCTCACCGTCCATGCCCAATATTTCGCTAGGCATCCCTCACGTGCCATCGAGTTCGTCCACG AGTGGCACGAAACTCGCTCCAGTCTCGGAGGCCGAAGTCCGGGCGGCGTTCACCGCTCGATTGGGTATGCCGCTAACGGGACAAATGTTGCCAGGGACCTTACCATTTTATCCATCGTTGACCGTAATCGAGGGTGAGCCAGCATACATACACAAACAAATGCAAAATTTGGAACAACAGGGAAGCAGGCACAGTACAATTTACGGTTCACCGATAACCGATACTCAAGTAGCACACGCAAGACTGCATAAGGCTGGTCACCGGCCTTTAG GTAGAACACAATCCGCGCCATTGCCTCTCGGTCATCCGATGCTTCAAGGCGGCATGATAGCCCCACCGACACACTACGAGGAATACCTCGCAGAAAAACAGCTCCACGATCAACAACAGGCGCACAATTGCCTCAAACAACAGCTACGACAAACTGTACTGACGCGCGTTGTTTCCCGTGGCAGTCAACCCAACCAGCTCGACGAAGCCGCCGAAAGCGAGGAATCCGAAGTCATTGATCTCACCGGAAAAAAGGAGGTACCCGAGGAAAGCGAAATCTCCAAACAGCAAAGGGATCGCGAACAATTCCTTCAGCAACAAAGGGATTTGATGATGCGACACACCTTACAAGTCAACGAATCCAACTCTTACGTTGGCAGCAGGTCTGCCCAATCCGCTCGACCTCTATCTCGCGCCCTCTCCAGCCCCCTCGTCCATTTAG GACCTCAGGCCACCGGCGGGGACGTTTTTGCCCGTGGTTCGCCGCATCGTCCGACCACGGGTCTGGCTTACGACCCTCTGATGTTGAAGCACGCTTGCGTGTGTGGCGAAACTGTCAGGGGTCATCCTGAACACGGTGGCAGACTGCAAAGCGTTTGGGCGAGACTCTCGGAGACCGGATTGTTGCAACGATGCGATCGCGTTAGATCGCGTAAGGCTACACTCGAAGAGATACAGAGCTGTCACAGTGAAGCTCATGCGCTCTTGTTCG GCACGAATCCTTTGAATCGTCAAAAATTAGATATGTGCAAGCTCTCGCAATTGCCGATCAAGAGTTTCGTCAGACTGCCCTGCGGTGGTGTGGGCGTTGATTCTGATACAACGTGGAACGAGCTACACACTGCGCCAGCAGCACGGATGGCCGTCGGCTGCGTCGTTGATCTCGCGTTCAAAGCTGCAATGGGTGACATCAAAAATGGTTTTGCTGTCGTCCGACCTCCGGGACATCATGCAGAAACCAATCAAGCAATGGGcttctgtttcttcaattccgtTGCGATAGCGGCCAAGCTTCTTCAACAGAAATTAGATAccagaaaaatattaatagtCGACTgg GACGTTCATCATGGAAATGGCACGCAACAAATGTTTTACGACGATCCGAGGGTTCTCTACCTGTCGATACACAGGCACGACGATGGTAATTTTTTCCCGGGAACGGGTGGATCGACTGAATGTGGAGCAGGCGAGGCCCTCGGTTATAACGTCAATGTCTCGTGGACCGGTGGATTGAATCCCCCGATGGGAGATGCCGAGTATCTCGCAGCTTTTAGAACAATTGTAATGCCGATAGCGAAAGAATTTGATCCGGATGTTGTTCTCGTTTCCGCCGGTTTTGACGCGGCTATCGGACATCCAGCTCCGCTGGGTGGTTACAAAGTTAGCCCCGCATGTTTTGGACACATGACACAACAGCTGCTTGAACTCGCTAACGGCAAAGTAGTTTTAGCACTCGAGGGTGGTTATGATCTTGCGGCCATTTGTGATTCGGCTCAGGAATGCGTCAGAGCTCTTCTCGGCGACGAACCGAGCCCACTGAGGGAAGAGGAACTCACTAGAGTACCTTGTCAAAATGCCATCGATACGCTTCAAAAAACTATTGCGATTCAG ATGTCGCATTGGCCATGTGTCAAATTGGCCGCCCATACAGTAGGCATGAGTGCTTTGAAGGCGAGTCAAAAGGAGCACGACGAGACCGAGACAGTCTCTGCTATGGCTTCGCTCTCTATGCAACAACCAACCAATCTTTC CAGAACTACTCCAGAACATTCCCGCGAAGTTTCCGAGGAGCCAATGGAACAGGACGAAGCCAAGTGA